The following proteins are co-located in the Dyadobacter chenwenxiniae genome:
- a CDS encoding aldehyde dehydrogenase family protein — MYSIKEIFNRQKAYFLTEVSKTYEWRITQLENMERMLSENQAAFLEALKTDFKTCFSEQLFEVNAPLGIIQFVKSQLVQWMQPVEVPIPKFLATSGHKGIIYREPYGSTLVIGPYNGPLILLINPAIAALSAGNTVVMKANEQTPATSGLLESLIPQYFEPEVLALVNGGKEVSEELLSLPFDFIIFTGSSKTGKIVAKAAAEHLTPTILELGGQNPVIIDQTANVADAARKLVWAATGWGGQWCTSPGYVYIHESVADSFIEESKKALTEMYGDEIAANPDFSKMISISSVQRLVSLIDAEKVVAGGSHDELNRFMEPTIIYPVKWNDPIMDEEIFGPILPVLTYSELSDAVGNIKQKAKPLSAYIFSQDQDTINLLAETLSFGGGAVNQSNIHVFIVTLPFGGVGASGMGTYYGKPGFDALTHAKSILHAPTVNSVDFLIPPYTIEKLQALNLWFDY, encoded by the coding sequence ATGTATTCCATAAAAGAAATTTTTAACCGTCAGAAGGCCTACTTTCTGACCGAGGTCTCTAAAACTTACGAATGGAGGATAACCCAACTTGAAAACATGGAACGTATGCTTTCAGAAAATCAAGCTGCTTTCCTGGAGGCCCTTAAGACAGACTTCAAAACATGTTTCTCTGAACAGCTCTTCGAGGTTAACGCCCCTCTTGGCATTATTCAGTTTGTTAAATCACAACTGGTCCAATGGATGCAGCCCGTTGAAGTGCCCATTCCGAAATTCTTGGCCACTTCCGGCCACAAGGGAATAATATACCGGGAACCTTACGGATCAACATTGGTTATAGGGCCCTATAATGGCCCTTTGATACTGCTGATAAATCCGGCAATTGCCGCACTCTCAGCAGGCAATACTGTTGTGATGAAGGCTAATGAACAAACTCCCGCAACAAGCGGACTACTCGAAAGTCTGATTCCGCAGTACTTTGAACCTGAGGTATTGGCTTTGGTAAATGGCGGAAAAGAAGTGTCCGAAGAACTACTTTCCCTCCCGTTTGACTTTATAATTTTTACAGGCAGCAGCAAGACCGGTAAAATCGTAGCTAAAGCAGCGGCAGAGCACCTAACGCCAACGATACTTGAGCTAGGCGGCCAAAATCCTGTTATTATCGACCAGACTGCTAATGTTGCAGATGCTGCGCGTAAGCTGGTCTGGGCGGCAACTGGCTGGGGTGGCCAGTGGTGTACATCACCGGGATATGTTTATATCCATGAGTCCGTGGCCGACAGCTTTATCGAAGAGTCAAAGAAAGCACTTACGGAAATGTATGGCGATGAAATTGCAGCAAATCCTGATTTTTCAAAAATGATCAGCATATCATCTGTTCAGAGGCTGGTTTCACTAATAGATGCAGAAAAAGTAGTAGCTGGAGGTTCCCATGATGAGCTAAACCGTTTCATGGAACCAACCATAATTTATCCGGTGAAGTGGAACGATCCGATCATGGATGAAGAAATCTTTGGCCCGATACTCCCGGTTTTGACCTATTCCGAACTTAGCGATGCTGTTGGAAATATCAAACAAAAAGCGAAGCCTCTATCGGCTTACATATTTAGCCAGGATCAGGATACTATAAATCTGTTGGCTGAAACATTGTCTTTTGGCGGCGGCGCAGTCAATCAGAGCAATATACACGTGTTCATTGTTACCTTGCCATTTGGTGGTGTCGGCGCCTCAGGAATGGGTACCTACTATGGAAAGCCTGGTTTTGATGCATTGACGCATGCTAAGTCAATACTACACGCGCCAACCGTCAATAGCGTAGACTTCCTTATACCACCGTATACTATTGAAAAATTACAAGCCCTGAATCTATGGTTTGACTATTAA
- a CDS encoding serine hydrolase: MMLNKIMFGCLLVVTGCKTNDPTPDKDFVLKFIKENPGRSSIKLVRNDTVFALHNGDKMMPLASTAKIILAIEYARQAAAGEINAAEMVPVADLEKFNVSGTDGGAHINWLSAVSAKIINQKISIREISKGMIQFSSNANQEWLIEKLGPEKVEAELKNLGVKNHDKVFFLASSLFVGKEAFPGLKDNLLVEKLRGMSNSDYLTYINLIHKKLLIDPSYKSDLGDFGTDVQKVWSDRLTGSTVTEYAGILKKINDRKFFSIEEQKYLDEIMEYLLENPANSHVFEHIGIKGGSTLFVLTKAVYATDKKGNKVEFAYFFNELSNEENSRLQVGMNYFDQNILLKPTFVQEVKEQISN; this comes from the coding sequence ATGATGTTAAACAAAATTATGTTTGGATGTCTTTTAGTAGTTACAGGTTGCAAAACCAATGATCCTACACCTGATAAAGATTTCGTTTTGAAATTTATAAAAGAAAATCCTGGACGGTCAAGTATTAAGTTAGTGAGAAATGATACGGTATTTGCGTTGCACAACGGTGATAAAATGATGCCTTTGGCAAGTACGGCCAAAATTATTCTGGCGATTGAGTATGCAAGACAGGCCGCTGCCGGAGAAATTAATGCAGCTGAAATGGTTCCTGTCGCTGACTTAGAAAAGTTTAATGTTTCCGGTACGGATGGCGGTGCCCACATAAACTGGCTTTCAGCCGTTTCTGCAAAAATAATAAATCAAAAAATAAGTATTAGGGAAATCTCCAAGGGAATGATCCAGTTTAGCTCAAATGCTAATCAGGAATGGCTGATTGAGAAACTGGGACCCGAAAAAGTGGAAGCTGAGCTAAAAAATTTAGGAGTTAAAAATCATGATAAAGTGTTTTTTCTGGCTTCGTCACTTTTTGTGGGCAAGGAGGCATTTCCGGGTTTAAAGGATAACCTGCTTGTGGAAAAGCTCCGTGGCATGAGTAATTCTGATTATTTAACTTATATCAATTTGATTCATAAAAAATTGCTTATAGATCCATCATACAAGTCTGATTTGGGAGACTTTGGTACGGATGTTCAAAAAGTTTGGTCAGACCGACTGACTGGTTCTACTGTAACTGAGTATGCAGGCATTTTGAAAAAAATTAATGACCGGAAATTTTTCAGTATCGAAGAGCAGAAGTACCTGGATGAAATAATGGAGTACCTATTGGAGAATCCTGCTAACTCGCATGTATTTGAACATATTGGAATAAAGGGAGGTTCAACTCTATTTGTTCTGACAAAGGCGGTTTATGCTACGGACAAAAAAGGCAACAAAGTTGAGTTTGCTTACTTCTTCAATGAGCTTTCGAATGAAGAAAATAGTCGTTTGCAGGTTGGTATGAATTATTTTGATCAGAATATTTTATTAAAGCCAACGTTTGTGCAAGAAGTTAAGGAACAAATTTCCAATTGA
- a CDS encoding alpha/beta fold hydrolase produces MTNTKYLVVFESGLGNDHTVWTEKAIASQINSNSDVLMYDRAGYGKSENGPTPRNIERLRTELESVINTFSNGRKVILIGHSLGGLIIRDYAIKNPLKTAALLFVDPTHEFYSHPSQADEDLLYENAKNAGGANSGVAFEAREFIEDLQYVSKSSSLPNVPVIVLTSMQVDATHPLSDKQILYNAHELLGKNVTDFSHIATTKSGHAIMIEEPTLVIDNFNLLISKLR; encoded by the coding sequence ATAACAAACACCAAGTATTTAGTTGTTTTTGAATCCGGATTAGGCAACGACCATACGGTATGGACTGAAAAAGCTATTGCTTCACAAATAAACAGCAACTCTGATGTGCTCATGTATGACCGGGCAGGTTATGGAAAATCAGAAAATGGCCCAACTCCAAGAAATATTGAACGGTTACGAACCGAATTGGAAAGCGTGATCAATACATTTTCAAACGGAAGAAAGGTAATATTGATTGGACATTCATTAGGCGGTTTGATCATTAGAGACTACGCAATTAAAAATCCTCTGAAAACGGCAGCCCTATTATTTGTTGATCCCACACACGAATTTTATAGCCATCCCTCGCAGGCTGATGAAGATCTGCTTTACGAGAATGCCAAAAATGCCGGTGGTGCAAATTCCGGCGTGGCATTTGAAGCTAGGGAATTTATAGAAGACCTACAATACGTCAGTAAATCATCCTCTTTACCGAATGTACCAGTAATTGTGTTAACCAGCATGCAAGTGGATGCTACCCATCCTTTATCAGACAAGCAAATACTGTATAACGCACACGAATTGTTAGGAAAGAATGTAACTGATTTTAGCCATATTGCCACAACAAAATCAGGACATGCCATTATGATTGAGGAACCGACCCTGGTGATTGACAATTTTAATCTATTGATTTCAAAATTGAGATAA
- the lipB gene encoding lipoyl(octanoyl) transferase LipB: MRTKTYYVDKKVIPHQTAVDFQIEERAKIILLKTQKFDTSESNLLILCEHYPILTCGSSAKESHLLIDRSELPNVGLEISTIKRGGAITFHGPGQIVGYPILDLENFKTDIRWYIETLANVIIDTLGNYNISGYYDHEFPGVWIYDEVTAKKKKICAVGVHLSRWVTNHGFALNVNNNMSFYQYFIPCSIDSPDRETTSLSREIGFDVSITEVKKIIMKNFQKYFSTELI, translated from the coding sequence ATGAGAACAAAAACATATTATGTAGACAAAAAAGTAATTCCTCACCAGACAGCGGTGGATTTCCAGATTGAAGAGCGGGCAAAGATTATATTACTTAAAACGCAAAAATTTGACACTTCGGAGTCGAATCTACTGATATTGTGTGAACACTATCCCATACTTACTTGTGGAAGTTCTGCCAAAGAAAGCCACCTGTTAATTGACAGAAGTGAACTTCCCAATGTTGGCCTCGAAATATCAACTATCAAAAGAGGGGGTGCGATCACCTTCCATGGTCCGGGGCAAATAGTAGGCTATCCAATACTGGATCTGGAAAATTTTAAAACAGACATTAGGTGGTATATTGAAACTCTGGCCAATGTCATCATTGATACGCTTGGGAATTATAATATATCGGGTTATTACGATCACGAATTTCCTGGCGTCTGGATTTATGATGAAGTGACTGCTAAGAAAAAAAAGATTTGTGCTGTCGGCGTGCATCTTTCCAGATGGGTAACTAATCATGGTTTCGCTCTAAATGTTAATAACAACATGAGCTTTTATCAGTATTTCATTCCCTGTTCTATTGATTCGCCAGACAGGGAAACAACTTCCTTGAGTAGGGAGATTGGATTTGATGTAAGTATTACCGAGGTCAAAAAAATAATCATGAAAAACTTTCAAAAGTATTTTTCAACTGAATTGATTTAG
- a CDS encoding NADP-dependent oxidoreductase — protein MKAIILKEVGEPQNLVLADVPLPTIAANEVLVQVKAISVNPVDAYVRRNKAYLDAVYQTQGNEEHIILGWDVSGIVTELGASVTKFKIGDQVFGNFKFIGQANAYAEFIAAPENELVLKPDNVTFEAAAGATMAAMTAWVSLVNHGKIKKGDKVIIHGASGGVGHYGVQFAKHFGAYVVGVASGDNRDFVLGIGANEFIDYKSQRFEELVTDADIVHDSVWSDDDKHIERSLKALKPGGTLLSLIVYPETEFVERALSEKNVKVLRVNVTPNPTYEHDMEYVARLLSSGEVKTHISHVFPLEEMYKAHTIVQTKNTVGKIIVVP, from the coding sequence ATGAAAGCAATCATTTTAAAAGAAGTCGGTGAGCCACAAAATCTAGTTTTGGCAGATGTTCCCCTTCCCACCATAGCAGCAAATGAGGTACTGGTACAGGTGAAAGCCATTAGCGTAAATCCCGTAGATGCCTATGTGCGTCGCAACAAGGCGTATCTGGATGCGGTTTACCAGACTCAAGGCAACGAGGAGCATATTATTCTAGGCTGGGACGTTTCAGGAATTGTGACCGAATTAGGCGCGAGTGTGACCAAGTTCAAGATCGGTGATCAAGTTTTTGGCAACTTCAAGTTTATCGGACAGGCAAATGCCTATGCAGAGTTTATTGCTGCCCCTGAAAACGAACTTGTCCTTAAACCAGACAATGTAACCTTCGAAGCAGCTGCCGGTGCAACTATGGCAGCCATGACGGCTTGGGTTTCTTTGGTCAATCATGGAAAGATCAAAAAAGGCGATAAAGTAATCATTCATGGAGCTTCCGGGGGTGTTGGCCATTATGGCGTGCAGTTCGCCAAACATTTTGGGGCATATGTTGTCGGTGTAGCATCCGGGGACAACCGGGATTTTGTCCTCGGAATTGGGGCCAACGAATTCATTGATTACAAATCACAACGTTTTGAAGAGCTCGTTACAGATGCAGACATCGTTCACGACAGTGTATGGAGCGATGATGACAAACATATCGAGCGTTCACTCAAAGCCTTGAAGCCAGGCGGTACATTGCTCAGCCTGATCGTCTACCCAGAAACTGAATTTGTTGAGAGGGCTTTGAGTGAAAAAAATGTCAAGGTGCTTAGGGTCAATGTGACCCCTAACCCAACCTATGAGCATGATATGGAATATGTGGCCAGACTTCTGTCGTCGGGTGAAGTAAAAACACACATTTCCCATGTATTCCCGCTGGAAGAAATGTACAAAGCACATACAATTGTGCAGACAAAAAATACAGTCGGGAAAATCATCGTTGTGCCTTAA
- a CDS encoding AraC family transcriptional regulator: MAEQQQNKFASIVWAVTEDKFYKDEIILEFHSFVRIISGEMKVVQAENSYMFGAGDTLLFPRNQLSAVIKRPKDGRPYKAVVLGLTTERLKEFYTKHTLQPILPLAHKTRKFDPHPLLDGFFASLASYFELEDELPIDIARLKLEEAISILRSLDNNIDSLLADFSQPGKISLADFMEKHYMFNMPIEKFGYLTGRSLSTFHRDFKKAFYTSPQKWLTKKRLELAHYQLSEKHRKPVEVYLEAGFENLSHFSFAFKKQFGYAPTNLI, from the coding sequence ATGGCAGAGCAGCAGCAGAATAAATTTGCATCAATCGTCTGGGCGGTAACGGAAGATAAATTTTATAAAGACGAGATCATCCTTGAATTTCATTCGTTTGTCCGGATTATTTCCGGGGAAATGAAAGTGGTCCAGGCGGAAAATTCATATATGTTTGGTGCAGGGGATACATTACTTTTTCCACGCAATCAATTGTCAGCTGTAATCAAACGGCCAAAAGACGGACGGCCTTACAAAGCAGTTGTGCTCGGATTAACGACCGAACGGCTAAAAGAATTTTATACTAAACATACGTTACAGCCAATTCTGCCGCTTGCACATAAAACCAGGAAATTCGACCCACATCCATTATTAGACGGCTTTTTCGCTTCACTGGCGTCCTATTTCGAACTGGAAGACGAACTGCCGATCGACATTGCCAGGTTGAAGTTAGAAGAAGCTATTTCCATCCTCCGATCGCTTGACAACAATATTGATAGCCTATTGGCCGATTTCTCTCAGCCAGGTAAAATCAGTCTGGCTGACTTTATGGAAAAGCATTATATGTTTAATATGCCCATTGAAAAGTTTGGATACTTGACCGGGCGGAGCTTATCTACCTTCCACAGGGATTTTAAGAAGGCTTTTTATACTTCTCCACAAAAATGGCTTACTAAAAAGCGACTGGAACTTGCTCATTATCAACTCAGCGAAAAACATAGAAAACCTGTCGAAGTATATCTGGAAGCGGGGTTTGAAAATCTGTCACATTTTTCTTTTGCCTTCAAAAAGCAGTTTGGGTACGCGCCGACAAATTTGATCTGA
- a CDS encoding zinc-dependent alcohol dehydrogenase family protein — translation MKALILNQFNTPFELTDLPKPQISSQQVLIKVVASGINPIDLQIRAGMVPFAQVKLPNAVLGTDMSGIITAVGKDVINFHVGEAVFGMAGGVAGIQGTLAEYVAADPALLAKKPDQLSFKEAASLPLYAITAWEAIVERGAVRKRDSVLIQGGAGGVGHLAIQIAQARGAEVFATGTSKQADVIREFGAWPVDFESQSVQDYVNELTGDLGFDMILDTVGGDVLEASFGAVKRYTGRVVSVSGWGAHSLTSLSFRGASFSGIFALYPLISGVGRARQGKILADVAMLVSTGKLCPTVSDLDFPLEAIEEAYRYQEVKTELGKVTVSVSNP, via the coding sequence ATGAAAGCACTAATTCTGAATCAATTCAATACCCCATTTGAGCTAACAGACCTGCCCAAACCACAAATAAGCAGTCAGCAAGTCCTGATCAAGGTTGTGGCAAGCGGTATCAATCCAATCGACCTGCAAATCAGGGCTGGTATGGTGCCTTTTGCACAAGTTAAATTACCCAATGCGGTACTTGGCACCGATATGTCGGGCATCATTACAGCAGTTGGAAAGGATGTAATAAATTTCCATGTAGGCGAGGCGGTATTTGGCATGGCAGGAGGGGTTGCTGGTATTCAAGGAACACTGGCTGAATATGTTGCCGCCGACCCTGCGCTTCTTGCAAAAAAACCGGATCAACTTAGTTTTAAAGAGGCAGCGTCCTTGCCGCTATATGCCATTACGGCCTGGGAAGCAATCGTCGAGCGTGGCGCAGTGCGAAAAAGAGATTCAGTGCTAATACAGGGAGGAGCAGGCGGGGTGGGGCACCTGGCGATCCAGATCGCGCAGGCCAGGGGCGCGGAAGTTTTTGCTACCGGCACAAGCAAACAAGCAGATGTGATCCGGGAATTCGGGGCATGGCCGGTCGATTTTGAAAGCCAGTCTGTACAAGACTATGTCAACGAGCTGACTGGCGATCTGGGCTTTGATATGATCCTTGATACAGTAGGTGGTGATGTCCTGGAAGCTTCGTTCGGCGCCGTGAAGCGCTATACAGGAAGGGTCGTGAGTGTGTCAGGTTGGGGAGCCCATAGTCTGACCTCTTTATCGTTCCGTGGAGCTAGTTTTTCAGGCATCTTTGCTTTGTACCCCCTGATTTCAGGAGTTGGAAGGGCGCGTCAGGGAAAGATACTGGCTGATGTGGCCATGCTGGTATCGACTGGTAAACTGTGCCCGACAGTATCTGACCTTGATTTTCCTCTTGAAGCTATTGAAGAAGCATATCGTTATCAGGAGGTGAAGACAGAGCTTGGTAAAGTTACTGTTTCGGTCAGCAACCCATAA